The genomic window AGCGTTGGAAGCCAAGGTTGTAGGGCAAGAGGCCAAGAACCTGGCTGCAGATGGCAAAGGTACAGAGTTGAGCATGATGAATGTGATGTCAGATGGCAGGACCATGAACGGGGATCCCAAAGCTGTTGGGCTGGATGCCAAGACTGCAAATCGGGATGGCAGAGTAACAGCTGTGGATGCCGTTGATACAAAATCGGATATTAAGGCTGCAGATTCAGAGGCCAGAGAATTGGATACAGCTGACAACTACAGTGGACCACAGGCCACAGTGACATACAGGAGACAAACAGGTCCAGGGGGCAAGGAGGACGTGATGCCAGGAGGCAGGTGCAAGGGCCGGAACGCCAGTGCCTCCACCCTGAATGTTAAAGATGCAGGTCAGCAAAGCAAAGGCACAGTTGTGGATGTCAAAGCAGCATCAGAAGTCACCAAGCCAGAAGAGAGCAACAAAGATGACGGTGACATCATTTCTCTCGACTGTGAAATTCTTGGGTTTGGTCCCGATACTGATTTGCTGGGACCAGATGCTGAGACTTACATGCATTTCATGCGGCGCCACCGCTGTTATGATGCCATTCCCACCAGCTCCAAACTGGTAGTGTTTGACACAACCTTGCAGgtaagggggaaagagggagctATTGTGGGTCAAGGAAGGGGATAGAAAGCTGGTCATTTTAATAATGGGATAATGGAAGCTCACTTCTTTATTAATTGGGGCAGGGAACCTTTGGAAATCCAGATACTGTTGGGACTGATATGAGTTGGAGTCTCGATCCCTGTTACAAATCCTGAAACATCCAGCAAAGACAGGGCAGTAGTCCAATAGGCTCAAGTCAACAGCTCTGCTCCCTTCCTCTCAATGTTCCTGGTAAAATTGTTATCAGCACTCAATAAAAGCTAGTTCTCAAAATAGAATACAGGGTGGAATGATGCAGATGGGAGTGTGCAAAAGGCTTGAATGTGAGTGGCTCAGATAACTGAGGGTTGGGAATAATTGGAAGCAGTATAGTTCCAACCTGATGGtatcccttttctttccttaTGTAAGTGAATGCTTGCTTTTCACTTCTATGGGGAAAGTAAACAAATACACTtgaggaatgcttctggtttttcaaAATTTTAATGTTTCTGAACTGTTCATCATACGATTCCAGATTGGTGTACAGAAGGATGAATAATGCTGTTCACACAAGAAAAAACACAAAGGGGCAGAATTCATTTAACTAGTCCTATTAGTGGAAGCCAACATGAGGACTTACACCAGTGCAACAGagttccccccttcttcccccacatgTCCTCTGAAATTGGCTCAGGGAAAGCTGGAAAGCTGATGGACCAGTTGCCATAGATtcacactgaattcctcccaaggGGTAGGGAAGGCAGAATAAAATATCTTACATGCCAGTGCAGACAGGAGTAGCTTCAGACAGCGTTTGCACCCCTGGCAGTGTGACCTCCCCTGACAGGGATTCTACATTGAAGTTTGTGGGGGTTTTCCTACCCTTTTAGTACATGTCTGCCGTCCCCCCTTATACTACACTACACTCAGCAGTTTTCAACTTCCTTCCTAATCTGTCAGGTACTTGACTTTCTGCTATggcaggcagtgtgtgtgtgtggtggggagctGTAGAAATTAATAGAGCACAAAGGCCCTTCAATGGTTACTAGCTGCAATGACTGTGTTCTTCCTCCATTTTAGGAGGTAGTAGGCCTCTGAATACTAGCTATTTGGGagcacaagtggagagagtgctgttggtCTTCAATGTGCATCTGAatggctactgtgaaaacaggattctggactaggtgggcctttggacTCTTCTTACGACTGGCAGAGCTGGATATGGAACTCAAATCCTCCCGCAAGGATTATTTAAACAAATAGACGCTCACTTTTAGGATGCAGGAATTCTACCTGTTTCATCAGGTTATTCCTGCTGCTGCAAGTTTACCTTCCCTCATATTTGTTTAGATCATCACATTCCTAGAGCTGTGATTTAGGAAGAGGTAGAATCGTGGGAAGAGAGCAAACTAGGATGAAAGTCCAAGCCCCATCATTTGGTAAAAAATAGGGCTAAGGTTGTTGCCCCCTAAAATTGAACCACAGTGTTTAATAATATCTAGTCTAGCagaagaatatacagtaattgctacatagagttggagtccaagggAGTGCAGTTTGGGTGATTACTTCTGGATTTCCCCCTGCCCAGCCTTCTTGGCTGGATGCAGCTGTTTCCTCACCCTGTAGATCTGGCCTgaccaatgtggtgccttccagatgttgtactacaattcccatcagcctcagaccaATGGTAAGAATGATGGGGGCTGAAGCCCAACAAgacctgaagggcaccacattgactactccTGACTGCAGATACACAGGAATATTGAACAGCAACTGCCTGTCTGGCCCACCTATTCTTTTTTCCTCCTGTCCCCAGATTAAGAAGGCCTTCTTAGCCATGGTGGCCAATGGGGTGCGAGCCGCCCCTCTCTGGGATACcaagcagcagtgttttgtgggTAAGTGATGCTGCGTTCAAGAGGGCAACACAGGACAGCAGGTTTTGGGCAAAAGGAAGTGTGAACTGGGATTTCATAGGACTACTTCTGGCCATTCAAACTACTAGGGATGGTCAAGAAGACAAGGTTGGGTGTGTGCAGGAATTCTGCAGGTGCCTTATTAAGGAAAGGCTCAACCATCTGCTGTCCTGAGAACTGGGGCCTGCACAAGGTAGGCCCTTCATGCCTGTTGCTTCAGCTCCTCCAGACCTACAcctgtcttccttttcctcttttcccCACTCTCTCTTAATGCAGGTATGTTGACTATCACTGACTTCATTAACATCCTACATCGCTACTACCGATCTCCTCTGGTGAGTTTTCCAGGACCGCTCAATTGCCTTTGCAAGATCTGGAGCAAACCAGCTTCCAGCATCTCCCTCCAAATATGTACAGGGATggtaggggggtgggcaggggcagaCAGCAAAGCATGAGGACCTGTGCCTTCAAAGTACAAGTGTGGGCTGCTTGGAATTCTCACTATCTTATCCTTTTGTGGGTGACATCACTCTGCTCACGAGTATCATTTTGTGCTGTTTATAGGTTCAGATATATGAGATCGAGGAACACAAAATTGAAACGTGGAGAGGTGAGGAGGGCACCACTAGGGGGAGTAGTGTATGCATGGATGCTATTGAACATCTTTAAAATTGATTGGCAGCAGTGGAAGGTGAATTGCACCCTCTGTGTGTGAGTGCCTGTTTATGTCTGTCTCCCTGGTTCtggccttgatttaaacagtTCCTCGCTTAACTTGGTATCTCTTCCTACTTGATAGTCTTGTCTCTAGACAAGGCACGGCCAGCatttagtccaggggtcagcaaactttttcagcagggggccggtccactgtctctcagaccttgtggggggctggactatattcgggggtgggggaatgaatgaattcctatgccccacaaataacccagaggtgcattttaaataaaaagacacattctactcatgtaaaaacacactgattcctggactgtccgtgggcgagatttagaaggtgattgggctggatccagaccccggaccttagtttgcctactcattatttagtccaacaacatctaaaggacAACAGCTCCTATAATTCcatcccattggccatgctggctagggctgatgggagttggggcccATTGGCCACCCCAGCCCCTAGGCAAAGGGTTTATGTTACAGTACTCTAGGGATTGGAAACCAGTGACTTCTGGTTTTGATGGAATCCACCAGCCCTTGCCAATAacaatctggagggtcacaggttcacccTCCTTGCACTACAGGCTATTTTGCTGCATTCTGATGAGATTCTATGTGCTGTAGCCCATTGCTGTGAGCTCATTGGATCCTGTCCCATTTCTGTCCCTGGCGTTGTTTCTACTTGCTCTCTCCCTTTGAGCTTGATCTGCACAACCACCCAGaagaggggtagctaatgtggtaccttccagatgttgatccAACTCTTTTCATCCTTAGCCTCCATGGCccaatggtgaaggatgatggcaAGTGAAatccaacatgtggagggcaccatgtgGGCTGCCCCTGACTTGAGGGAAGGTGCAAGGCATGGGGAGGGTCCTCCTCCATCTGCTCACTGCTTGCATGCTCAGTGGGTGGAGCACATGCTCTGCTTGCAAATGATCtgagattcaatccctggcatctcctgtttGGGTGGGGAAAATGTCCCCtagctgaaaccctggagggtgGCTGCCAATCAGGACGCAGGCAGGGCTAGGctaaatggaccattggtctgattcagtacaacAGCTATAGTACCTTGCCTCTCTTCaaagtggggaaacccagccagatgggcagggtataaataatttttttttaaagtattacaCATTGAATCACCATCCCAATTTCTGAGATGCTTTCAGTGCACATAAAATGGGAAGAAAGTTGATGTTATGGTAAATAATCTTCAACTTGGCAGTGATTAACCATATGGTATAGTGTCCTCAAGCTGTTGTATGCCAAAATCTAAGAAACTCATCATCCTTCTAAATAGATTGGAAACCCAGTTTACCTCTTTTTccagattcccctccccccacagaaGTAGGTTTGTCCTTAACCTGTAGTAGCTCTCCCATCTTACCTAGGGCAACGGTTCCATATACTATCCAGTTGCTTTCCTTTCTCCCCAGAGGTGTATTTGCAAGGTTTCTTCAAACCCTTGGTGTTCATCTCCCCAAATGATAGGTAAGTCATTCCTGATGCTTGCTTGCTCCTCCCACAGATCCCTCCTCTTTGGCAAGAAAGTTGGGAAAGAATTTTAATGAATACTTAATAATAGTGTGGCTAGCTTTGATGGAAAGAGTCTTGTACTTTTAACAACTGCATGGCAGTTTGTATAAAAGAGTGAAGTTTTACTCATCAGTTCCTTGCCAGAAAACACTTCACTTGTTGATTTCTGTCTGTCGAACAGCTGAATGCACAGAGCCTTTGTCCACAATAGGCATGGGGGAACCCTCACTGTCTCACAATGCCTACTTCATTTAGAGCAGCTGTGCTGCATGATGCCCAAAGTGGAAGTGGCAAATAGGTACAGTCCCTGGGAACAGGGAGCCAGTCTCCAGGCATGTCATATTGCCCttttgtttctccctttcctaGCCTATTTGATGCTGTTTATTCCTTGATTAAGCACAAGATCCATCGGCTGCCTGTTATTGAGCCCATCTCAGGGAACGTCCTACACATTCTGACCCACAAACGTATCCTCAAGTTCCTGCATATCTTCGTGAGTGTCTGGTGGTCCCAAATTCCTCTTGGCATAGATGATGGcaaggcagattttttttggtCTCGGTGGGGCATATGTTGGCCCAGTGCCCGATGCTctcttttatcatttatttattggtaCGGAGCCAACAGGGTACGTGGTGCCTTGCAGAGCTGCATAGGGAAAAATAGACTGGCCACTTCCCTCAAGATGCTCACAATCTAAAATAGACAATTGGGAAAACAGTAGAAGTTGAGAGAGAAGGGCGGGAGATGAACTTGAGTTAATGCAGCTAGGTGTATTTATAGCTTGATTACAGCTGGAACAGAGGAGTAAGAGGTTAGGCTCCACTGGGGATGTAAAAAGGTATCGTTTTCTTTTTTGCCCCATATTCATTGTCTGCAGCtccatttccattctgctgcagttcagcttctgcaaAAAATGTTGTCCAGCTCACTGTTCACTGTGGCCAATTAAGGCAGTTAATTAAATTATTGCATGAATGCACGCCATTCATTTCCATTGTGAAGCATGGGGAGCATCACCAATAATGCACTGGAAAAAATAACCTCCTCTTCTCTCAACACAGGGAGCCATGCTTCCAAAGCCACGATTCCTGCAGAAAACCATCCTGGAACTGGGCATCGGCACCTTCCGTGACGTTGCCATGGTCCTGGAGTCAGCCCCTGTCTACACAGCCTTGGAGATTTTTGTGGACCGCAGGGTCTCAGCATTGCCTGTTGTTAATGAAAAAGGTACTTGCTGTGGGGAGCTCCTCTGCTATGCTATGCTCACTGCTATGTTTGCAGTTTCAGCTGAGCCTTACCTCTCTCTCATATGTCATCAGTTTTCTAATTCATCCTCTACCTTTTTCTTGGGCCCAGAAAGTCCACAAACCCTATGTGACATTTATCAAACAATCCGAGCCATCGTGTGATGTAGCTTTTGCCAAGCTGCACCATTTTGGGGTTCTGCATTTGAATCCCACCAACCCTGCTTGAACCAATGAACCATAGTGCTATATGTAACACCTCAGAGATGGTGTTAAATCACCATCTCCCAGATTTTGTCACTTTTGTAAATTCCACCTGCTGTCATAAAATCAGGAACCCTCTTTTTATGTATTAACTGATAAACTTCAAGATGTGATAAAAGCTTGGAAAAGTGGTGttcacataaataataataataataataataataataataataataataatttatttgtaccccagccactctgggcagcttccatcaaatattaaaatacatttaaagtatcgcagattaaaaacttccctaaacagggctgcctttgggtattttctgaatgtgaggtagttgtttattcccttgacctctgatgggagggcgttccacagggcgggcaccactaccgagaaggccctctgcctggttccctgcagctttgcttctcacagtgagggaaccgccagaaggccctcggcgctggatctcagtgtccgggctgaacgatgggggtggagaccgaTGAATAATGCTCTAGCTCTATTCATGACTTTATTGTGagtggattttttccccttttatcgggtatttcttaattatttttctgaTTTTTCTGATTAATACATATGGAATACTTGCTTAGTTGGAATGTATTAAATATatcaatactttttttaaaaaaaaatggatgatAGCTACATTATGAGGTGGGTGAATGGGAGGGTTTTCTCTACTGAATCCCTTATAATGCTCCCCTCACtttctctttacagggagggtaGTTGGCCTCTACTCTCGCTTTGATGTGATTGTAAGTACAGCACAATCACATTTTTGCAGGTGTGAAGTTGGTTGGTGGgagaatggatttttttaaataaccaaaGCTAAGAAAATGGAATGTTTCCCTGTCTTGCCTCTAGGGGATGCAGTACCTGTTTAAAATTTTAAGATGGGAAGATCActtggtagtgtgtgtgtgtgtgtgtgtgtgtgtgtatccctcgCAAATGTTTCCCGAACTCCGTTTATCTAAAGGGATTGAGGTGGTGATACTAATTTTCACTACTATTTTCCAGCTCTAGACAGAGAAGTCAGCAGCGGTTTCCCGCTTAAACATAGGGTGAAAAGCAAAGGAGAACATTGTCTCCAATGCTGTGGTTCTAAATTGATGGCAGATTAGGGTCCATTTATCAAAGTGGCTGTCACAAGGTGCATTAAACCAGCGTGTAGCAACTGAGCCTTGTTTCAGCAAGAGTTACCTGGATATTAAAGCCAGAGTTCTCCCACCTTTGCAAGGTGGGATTGGGGTGGCTTTATTATCTGGTAATGCCAAGCCCCTGCCTGGATGATCTGTCATGGTGGCTTCAAACCATTTCCTTGTCTCTGCTTAGCACTTGGCTGCCCAGAAGTCCTACAACAACCTGGACATTACTGTGGGGGAAGCACTGAAGCAGCGCTCAGTCTGCCTGGAAGGGGTGCTCACCTGCCATCCTTACGAAACGATGGAAGACATTATTGATCGCATCGCCAAGGAGCAGGTATGCCAGCATGGAGCAGGAAGAATGTGCAGCTTTAGGTAACAGTTACTCTGTGGCAAGCAAGACCTTGACCTATCCAGGTCCGTAAAATCTGACTTCAGGAGTTAAAATGTTCAGCCTAAACCTCTTCTGTCTCTACTTTCTGCTTACTCAACTCATGCCCAGTGACACTTTCTAACCCAGTCAACCTCTAATCCTGTCGCCTGATTGACTTTGCTCTATTGGCATAGGTGTTCCAGCAGTAACCACCTCTAGCTTGTTCTTCCCCATGACACTCATGGAAGAGACAAGTCCACACTAGTGGCTTACAGGCCCTAGGAAAAGGATGGGGAATATTGTGGAATACTGTATTCCAACCgtttaagcaaaaaacaaaaacacccaaaaTAATTCTCATGAGACATCTCCAGGGTAGAAGCTATTCCCAATGAATCACTTAAAAGGGGGGTCCACGGGGAAAGCCGAGAGCCCGCCCAGAAGAGGTAGATTGCTCAGGTGGGTGGTCCCCAAGGTAAGTGAAACCATCTTCAGATGCTGATGAGAACTGGACACCTAAAGGCCCCTTCACATGTTCTATGAGAGAAAACAGCTGTTTGCTGCCATACAACAGGAAGCCATGGCTCCCTGCTGCACATACAGATCTCGTGCATATGGCTGGAAACATCTATCTGTTGCGTGTAATGATTGACTGAaccaatggggaacctgtggcctttcacaAAGCATTGggaccccaattcccatcagccccggccagcatggtcagtggccagggatgaagggaaatgtagttcagcaaaaatgcctagagggtcacagattccccatcctagAAGCAAACAGGTGTTTCCATATGCAAACACACGTATCTTTAAAAATTGTAATGTGGGAAGCAACCCTAGACTTATTTTCTGTACAGCACAGTTGCTCCTCTGCAACTAAAGGCTAATAGGCAGCGCAACAGCACTCAGCTTTAACTTTCCTGCCTGCCACTCTTAATTTTAACTTTTCCCAGAGTGCCCTCTCCATCGGCTATCTTGCTGTACTAggatggtgataatgatgatgatgatgataataatggcaTTATGCCACCAAAGGGAAACGTTTCTGAGGTTTGCCTCAGGTGGGAGAGGTAACTCTTGCCCTGTGGATGTCAGGCACTCATCTCGGCTCATCCCGTTACTCTTCTCTCCATGATGGTGTGTGGCTCACTCATCTGGCAGGTCCATCGTCTGGTTCTGGTGGATGAGAAGAAAACCCCGCGGGGGATCGTGTCCCTCTCTGACATTCTCCAAGCCCTGGTTCTCACGCCTGCAGGTATCGATGCCCTAAACTCTTAAGCCGCCTGACGCTCCATCCTTCCTCCATTTGTACCCTCCATTTCCTCCGCTTCTCTCCAGCTCAGGTAGGCCCCATGCCTTGGCCTCTCTAGCCTCTGCCCTGCTGCTCGTTTTTGCCTTGCTGCTGGGTCTCTCTTGTCCGTCCGGCCAAGCCAGGTCTGTATTTCTGTCTGTCTAGAACCAAACACCCAGCCTGGAAGGGAGGCCAATGCTATGGATCGTAAACACAGCATAGCCTTGTAGGAGGAACCTCTTCATGAGAGGTCCGCAGGGTGGCAatacaagaatgggccttttctgcagtggctccccagggaggctcacctggcaccttcattacatatatctaggcaccaggtgaaaatgtttctctttaaccaggcctttggctgattaacattctatatcctttttaatgtgtttgtgggggggggtgttgtttttggtttattatgtattttgcatttttatgttgtgaactgccctgtgatcttcagatgaagggtggtatacaaatttaacacactatttattattataataataattaggggGGCTGCTCAGACACACACAGGCAGGGTTCCAGCTTCTGGCAAGAGAAAGGCCTCCTGATACATCAAAGCTGTGCTTAAACCTTTAAAATCAGCAGCTTCTCATTCCACCTCTAATCCATTCGGATTTTCTCCTTACTCTTTTTCACATCTCTTGGTGCTAACACGGCACACCAATTGTTGGAAGTGTTTTGTTGCATGGGAAGAGCTGGTTAAAGAACTGGACGGCACCAGAGGAATCCTCTGCATCCAGAAAACTAAGCAACTGTGTAGTGGGAAAGCTGGTGTATGTCTCATATATATGTA from Lacerta agilis isolate rLacAgi1 chromosome 1, rLacAgi1.pri, whole genome shotgun sequence includes these protein-coding regions:
- the PRKAG3 gene encoding 5'-AMP-activated protein kinase subunit gamma-3 isoform X1 — protein: MHVPAVYVRRYHFFRLSEKEGKLCQSKGPRLLKCLTYQEVFGVWICNASPYPLGPNLSLDVKESALEAKVVGQEAKNLAADGKGTELSMMNVMSDGRTMNGDPKAVGLDAKTANRDGRVTAVDAVDTKSDIKAADSEARELDTADNYSGPQATVTYRRQTGPGGKEDVMPGGRCKGRNASASTLNVKDAGQQSKGTVVDVKAASEVTKPEESNKDDGDIISLDCEILGFGPDTDLLGPDAETYMHFMRRHRCYDAIPTSSKLVVFDTTLQIKKAFLAMVANGVRAAPLWDTKQQCFVGMLTITDFINILHRYYRSPLVQIYEIEEHKIETWREVYLQGFFKPLVFISPNDSLFDAVYSLIKHKIHRLPVIEPISGNVLHILTHKRILKFLHIFGAMLPKPRFLQKTILELGIGTFRDVAMVLESAPVYTALEIFVDRRVSALPVVNEKGRVVGLYSRFDVIHLAAQKSYNNLDITVGEALKQRSVCLEGVLTCHPYETMEDIIDRIAKEQASTGIQSDAIKGHTCYPALWVTSRASMTHKGKAELSSPQKRERGFFLTGNTGALAARSSSHDAERGERSDNKGGSELQNCI
- the PRKAG3 gene encoding 5'-AMP-activated protein kinase subunit gamma-3 isoform X3, coding for MHVPAVYVRRYHFFRLSEKEGKLCQSKGPRLLKCLTYQEVFGVWICNASPYPLGPNLSLDVKESALEAKVVGQEAKNLAADGKGTELSMMNVMSDGRTMNGDPKAVGLDAKTANRDGRVTAVDAVDTKSDIKAADSEARELDTADNYSGPQATVTYRRQTGPGGKEDVMPGGRCKGRNASASTLNVKDAGQQSKGTVVDVKAASEVTKPEESNKDDGDIISLDCEILGFGPDTDLLGPDAETYMHFMRRHRCYDAIPTSSKLVVFDTTLQIKKAFLAMVANGVRAAPLWDTKQQCFVGMLTITDFINILHRYYRSPLVQIYEIEEHKIETWREVYLQGFFKPLVFISPNDSLFDAVYSLIKHKIHRLPVIEPISGNVLHILTHKRILKFLHIFGAMLPKPRFLQKTILELGIGTFRDVAMVLESAPVYTALEIFVDRRVSALPVVNEKGRVVGLYSRFDVIHLAAQKSYNNLDITVGEALKQRSVCLEGVLTCHPYETMEDIIDRIAKEQVCQHGAGRMCSFRHRPVFNLMPLKATLATQHFGLPPGHL
- the PRKAG3 gene encoding 5'-AMP-activated protein kinase subunit gamma-3 isoform X4; this encodes MHVPAVYVRRYHFFRLSEKEGKLCQSKGPRLLKCLTYQEVFGVWICNASPYPLGPNLSLDVKESALEAKVVGQEAKNLAADGKGTELSMMNVMSDGRTMNGDPKAVGLDAKTANRDGRVTAVDAVDTKSDIKAADSEARELDTADNYSGPQATVTYRRQTGPGGKEDVMPGGRCKGRNASASTLNVKDAGQQSKGTVVDVKAASEVTKPEESNKDDGDIISLDCEILGFGPDTDLLGPDAETYMHFMRRHRCYDAIPTSSKLVVFDTTLQIKKAFLAMVANGVRAAPLWDTKQQCFVGMLTITDFINILHRYYRSPLVQIYEIEEHKIETWREVYLQGFFKPLVFISPNDSLFDAVYSLIKHKIHRLPVIEPISGNVLHILTHKRILKFLHIFGAMLPKPRFLQKTILELGIGTFRDVAMVLESAPVYTALEIFVDRRVSALPVVNEKGRVVGLYSRFDVIHLAAQKSYNNLDITVGEALKQRSVCLEGVLTCHPYETMEDIIDRIAKEQVHRLVLVDEKKTPRGIVSLSDILQALVLTPAGIDRYSI
- the PRKAG3 gene encoding 5'-AMP-activated protein kinase subunit gamma-3 isoform X2, yielding MERAAAAALEQAAPLSNGLQPQEPGPNLSLDVKESALEAKVVGQEAKNLAADGKGTELSMMNVMSDGRTMNGDPKAVGLDAKTANRDGRVTAVDAVDTKSDIKAADSEARELDTADNYSGPQATVTYRRQTGPGGKEDVMPGGRCKGRNASASTLNVKDAGQQSKGTVVDVKAASEVTKPEESNKDDGDIISLDCEILGFGPDTDLLGPDAETYMHFMRRHRCYDAIPTSSKLVVFDTTLQIKKAFLAMVANGVRAAPLWDTKQQCFVGMLTITDFINILHRYYRSPLVQIYEIEEHKIETWREVYLQGFFKPLVFISPNDSLFDAVYSLIKHKIHRLPVIEPISGNVLHILTHKRILKFLHIFGAMLPKPRFLQKTILELGIGTFRDVAMVLESAPVYTALEIFVDRRVSALPVVNEKGRVVGLYSRFDVIHLAAQKSYNNLDITVGEALKQRSVCLEGVLTCHPYETMEDIIDRIAKEQASTGIQSDAIKGHTCYPALWVTSRASMTHKGKAELSSPQKRERGFFLTGNTGALAARSSSHDAERGERSDNKGGSELQNCI
- the PRKAG3 gene encoding 5'-AMP-activated protein kinase subunit gamma-3 isoform X5, producing the protein MERAAAAALEQAAPLSNGLQPQEPGPNLSLDVKESALEAKVVGQEAKNLAADGKGTELSMMNVMSDGRTMNGDPKAVGLDAKTANRDGRVTAVDAVDTKSDIKAADSEARELDTADNYSGPQATVTYRRQTGPGGKEDVMPGGRCKGRNASASTLNVKDAGQQSKGTVVDVKAASEVTKPEESNKDDGDIISLDCEILGFGPDTDLLGPDAETYMHFMRRHRCYDAIPTSSKLVVFDTTLQIKKAFLAMVANGVRAAPLWDTKQQCFVGMLTITDFINILHRYYRSPLVQIYEIEEHKIETWREVYLQGFFKPLVFISPNDSLFDAVYSLIKHKIHRLPVIEPISGNVLHILTHKRILKFLHIFGAMLPKPRFLQKTILELGIGTFRDVAMVLESAPVYTALEIFVDRRVSALPVVNEKGRVVGLYSRFDVIHLAAQKSYNNLDITVGEALKQRSVCLEGVLTCHPYETMEDIIDRIAKEQVHRLVLVDEKKTPRGIVSLSDILQALVLTPAGIDRYSI
- the PRKAG3 gene encoding 5'-AMP-activated protein kinase subunit gamma-3 isoform X6 encodes the protein MMNVMSDGRTMNGDPKAVGLDAKTANRDGRVTAVDAVDTKSDIKAADSEARELDTADNYSGPQATVTYRRQTGPGGKEDVMPGGRCKGRNASASTLNVKDAGQQSKGTVVDVKAASEVTKPEESNKDDGDIISLDCEILGFGPDTDLLGPDAETYMHFMRRHRCYDAIPTSSKLVVFDTTLQIKKAFLAMVANGVRAAPLWDTKQQCFVGMLTITDFINILHRYYRSPLVQIYEIEEHKIETWREVYLQGFFKPLVFISPNDSLFDAVYSLIKHKIHRLPVIEPISGNVLHILTHKRILKFLHIFGAMLPKPRFLQKTILELGIGTFRDVAMVLESAPVYTALEIFVDRRVSALPVVNEKGRVVGLYSRFDVIHLAAQKSYNNLDITVGEALKQRSVCLEGVLTCHPYETMEDIIDRIAKEQASTGIQSDAIKGHTCYPALWVTSRASMTHKGKAELSSPQKRERGFFLTGNTGALAARSSSHDAERGERSDNKGGSELQNCI